From Veillonella dispar, one genomic window encodes:
- the tadA gene encoding tRNA adenosine(34) deaminase TadA encodes MTKDITPTDIENMDERTRDEYFMAIAMEEARKAYELGEIPIGAILVKDNTIVSRHHNRRELDHDATAHAEVLVIREACDVLKRWRLTGCTLYVTIEPCPMCAGAIINSRIDRVVYGASDYKGGAVESLFNVLSHPGLNHEPELASGVLGDECSQIMKDFFKERRKARRSTQEAEGSALEMR; translated from the coding sequence ATGACAAAAGACATTACACCTACAGACATTGAAAATATGGATGAACGCACACGGGACGAATATTTTATGGCCATTGCCATGGAAGAAGCACGAAAGGCTTATGAACTTGGAGAAATCCCTATCGGTGCCATTCTCGTAAAAGATAATACCATTGTTTCACGCCATCACAATCGTCGTGAACTCGATCATGATGCAACGGCCCATGCAGAGGTCCTCGTAATCCGCGAAGCATGCGATGTTCTCAAGCGCTGGCGGTTGACTGGTTGTACCCTGTATGTTACGATAGAGCCGTGTCCGATGTGCGCTGGAGCCATTATTAACAGTCGTATAGACCGTGTTGTATATGGTGCAAGTGATTACAAAGGAGGCGCCGTGGAATCGCTATTCAATGTGCTCTCTCATCCTGGTTTAAATCATGAACCAGAACTAGCATCTGGTGTGCTTGGTGATGAATGTAGCCAAATTATGAAAGACTTCTTTAAAGAGCGCCGTAAAGCACGGAGGAGTACCCAAGAGGCTGAAGGGTCCGCACTCGAAATGCGGTAG
- a CDS encoding MFS transporter — protein MKKYYPYLITVSHMINDSCQSVLPALLPLFIYTYGLSLEQAGFLILANTALSSLLQPLLGYISDKINQPRLIAFGVLLSACSTGMMGFVTSYESLLVCATLAGVGSSIFHPEGAKIMNRLGGGKKGKAMGTFAIGGSSGFAFGPLFAGAIAYTVGPHGLAAFTVVGIIIFTILFILMPHIVAHARTIDQAVATENPTVASKPLKNYWKYFGILFIIILSQSVNFRVINAFIPIFWTRELGTSPEQGSFALTVFFSIGIFMTYIGGLLGDKYGPIKIIRLSLLVWLPAMFLLTEVPTFSPLIMMPIAYLLLLMIGAAKAISYSPVIVLGQTYLAKSIGFASGITLGVSQTIGGVIAPVVGNLADTYSLPVAMMTLVPFLVMGLGASLILKDPKKLQ, from the coding sequence ATGAAAAAATATTACCCTTATCTCATTACAGTGAGTCACATGATCAACGACTCCTGTCAAAGTGTGTTGCCTGCCCTCTTACCTCTGTTCATTTATACCTATGGACTGAGCTTAGAGCAAGCAGGTTTTCTCATCTTAGCTAATACAGCATTATCATCATTATTACAGCCTTTACTAGGTTATATTTCGGACAAGATCAATCAACCGCGGCTCATTGCCTTCGGCGTTTTATTATCTGCATGTAGTACAGGTATGATGGGCTTTGTTACCTCTTATGAAAGCCTCCTCGTTTGTGCCACATTAGCTGGCGTTGGATCTTCCATCTTCCATCCTGAAGGTGCGAAGATTATGAACCGTCTCGGTGGTGGCAAGAAAGGTAAGGCCATGGGCACCTTTGCTATCGGCGGCAGCTCAGGCTTCGCCTTTGGTCCACTCTTTGCAGGTGCCATTGCTTATACAGTTGGGCCTCATGGATTGGCAGCTTTCACCGTAGTAGGTATTATTATATTTACTATATTGTTCATACTAATGCCTCATATCGTAGCTCATGCACGTACTATCGACCAAGCAGTAGCTACTGAAAATCCAACAGTGGCGTCGAAACCGCTGAAGAACTACTGGAAATACTTTGGCATCTTGTTCATTATTATCTTGAGCCAATCAGTAAACTTCCGCGTTATCAATGCGTTTATTCCGATTTTCTGGACTCGTGAGCTCGGTACAAGCCCAGAACAAGGTAGCTTTGCCTTGACTGTATTCTTTAGTATTGGCATCTTCATGACCTATATTGGCGGTCTATTGGGCGATAAATATGGTCCTATCAAGATTATCAGACTATCCCTATTAGTTTGGTTACCCGCTATGTTCCTATTAACAGAGGTTCCAACCTTCTCACCACTCATCATGATGCCTATAGCCTACTTGCTACTACTCATGATTGGTGCTGCCAAAGCAATTAGCTACAGCCCAGTTATCGTACTAGGCCAAACATATCTAGCCAAAAGTATCGGCTTTGCATCGGGTATCACTCTTGGCGTGAGCCAAACCATCGGCGGTGTCATTGCTCCTGTCGTAGGTAACCTAGCAGATACCTACTCCTTACCGGTAGCTATGATGACACTCGTGCCATTCCTCGTAATGGGCCTTGGGGCATCATTGATACTTAAAGATCCTAAAAAATTACAATAG